One part of the Ornithodoros turicata isolate Travis chromosome 2, ASM3712646v1, whole genome shotgun sequence genome encodes these proteins:
- the LOC135383098 gene encoding uncharacterized protein LOC135383098, whose amino-acid sequence MDRAAMDGRFDTVSRDERIDRVISNITKALHIQKEEVQCDIEKTVAEICNRLLSHVDDVFRVKLQQLKRIGEEAITGAEDTMRPDVFYTSTPLRSLLSSEWLSNPLLVPTTLGYFKACQARPENITFAQNYSSRSRSVGDTVKLYYVCTTGYEPFLFDFISCMVRDPSGADVEHWSGDSKDGRYSLKFIVRQEGRYTVYVRLYRVPIRGIPFLVDVSRNQPSEQTPSVFMSVSGKVHQEPCSAQFCIPNGMAHYKL is encoded by the coding sequence GCAATGGACGGGCGTTTCGACACTGTGAGCAGAGACGAAAGGATTGACCGAGTAATATCCAATATTACAAAGGCGCTTCACATTCAGAAAGAAGAAGTACAATGTGACATTGAGAAAACAGTGGCCGAGATCTGCAATCGTCTCTTATCACACGTGGATGATGTCTTTCGCGTCAAACTTCAGCAGCTGAAGCGGATTGGAGAGGAAGCAATTACCGGCGCAGAAGACACAATGCGACCTGACGTCTTCTACACATCAACACCTCTACGGTCTCTGCTGTCCTCCGAATGGCTGTCGAACCCACTTTTAGTGCCCACCACACTCGGCTACTTCAAAGCATGTCAGGCAAGACCTGAAAATATCACCTTCGCCCAGAACTATTCTTCGCGTTCGCGCAGCGTAGGTGACACTGTGAAACTGTACTACGTGTGCACCACTGGATACGAACCATTCTTGTTCGACTTCATCTCTTGCATGGTGCGGGACCCCAGCGGAGCCGATGTTGAGCATTGGAGTGGTGACTCGAAAGATGGTCGGTATTCCCTCAAGTTCATCGTTAGACAGGAGGGCCGCTACACAGTGTACGTAAGGCTTTACAGGGTGCCCATACGTGGAATCCCTTTCCTTGTCGACGTTTCCAGGAACCAACCCTCGGAACAGACTCCGTCGGTGTTCATGAGCGTCTCTGGTAAAGTGCATCAAGAGCCATGCTCCGCTCAGTTCTGCATCCCCAATGGCATGGCTCACTACAAACTATAG